Genomic segment of Malania oleifera isolate guangnan ecotype guangnan chromosome 7, ASM2987363v1, whole genome shotgun sequence:
gaactcattAAGAGTATTCATAACGAGATCTCATGgcgtatgttgtttgcagatgatattatgtTAATTGATGGAAATAGGAGCtaagtagaatctaagttagaattatggagggGAGTTTTAAAGTCTAGATGTTTTAGGAATAGGATTAGTagaaatatatgaaatataattcatCTATGGTAGGAGGAATATCGGAGAAAAGATTAGATTTGATGGTCaaaaaattaatagcactagttgATTTCAATACATCGAATCTATTATGCGATTGGAAAGAGAAACCCGAAAGTATGTAATACGTAGAGTTAAAActagttgggtaaaatggaagagtgTTTCGAGCATGTTatatgatcatagaatacccttaaaattaaaaataaaattttatataaaagcTATAAGACCAATCATTCTATATgtatcagaatgttgggcaactaagcgacaacatatccaaaaagtaaaagttgccagaATGTGAGTGcaaaggtggatgagtggtaaatattaaattataaattccAAACATATTAATAAATTAGGTATAGCACCACTAGAATATAAGATAAGGTAGGGGTAACTTAGATAGTTTGGACATATGAAACATGGGTCAATAGTGCACCGTTGAGGAATAGAGAGCTGGTTACTATTAttggtagtagaaggggtagggttCTACTTAAAATGacatggaatgagatagtgagaagGATTTAATAGCACCAAAGCTTTCCAAGAAAAATGCCCTCGATCGtgtgaattggtggaaaatgattcatatagccaactccatctagtggaacttaaggcttggtttgttgttgttgtactcaGGCTTAAATCCATAGGATTTTGAAGAACTGTAAAGCATTCCTGGAtttttgtataatgtattttaaattttgaaaatgcaATTGCTTCAATGTGATCTGAGAAAGGTTTTATGCTCTCACGTGCCTAATGTCAGATAACATTGctaatttgaaagagtttatgcTAGATTAATTTAGATTTTACGGGTTCATGGATCTATAGAGTTCTGTGAAAGTGTAAAACATGCCTGCAAatgcattttaaatttttgaatatgCCATTCATTCGATGTGATTGGAAAGAGGTTTTATGTTGTGTTGCTATGTTTTAGGAATGTATTTGCAAGGCCTGCTGGAAAACGATGTTTTGTTGTTTCTTCTAATGGAACAACAGTCAGTAGACTACGAAATGGTTCTGTGTTGCATCATTTTCCATCTGCTCTGCCCAATGGGGCCAGGGCCAGAGACAACTCTGGTTCTGCACAGTCATATTGTATACTGGATTGCATATTTCATGAGGTAACTTCCCTCCCCACCACCCagaaatgaagaagaaaagggaaagaatcaaaacaatctaagaaggtTGGAATTCTGGTTCATTTTTTGCTGATATGTAAGGCAGTTGCTTGTTGCAGTTGGATCAAACTTACTATGTAATTGACATGGTTTGCTGGCGGGGATACTCTCTATATGACTGCACTGCTGAATTCAGATTTTTCTGGTTGAACTCCAAGCTTGCAGAGACTGGGGCTTGCAACCCGCCATCACAATACCACAGGTACAGATTCAGTCTGGTCCCCACATACAACAGTGACCTGAGTGGTTTATATGCAGCGTATACAGGCACAGTGCCTTACATCAAGGATGGGCTATTATTTTATAACAAGTAAGTTCTCTCAAGAAAAGACAGTTATTTGTGAACATCAAAACTCAAAAAGTTCAAAGAATATTCATTTAGCTTTCACTTTACAGGCTTTTTGAGTTATACTTCTATGTTTATATTCCCATATGAAATATTTCATGTTTCTGATTGTTTAATTGGAAATATGCCTCCAATTTTGTTGCCGTAAACCACTTCATTAACAATGTGTTGTGAAGCACTTattgtgtgcttgatttttgtCCAAACATGGTACAGTATGGGCAAAGTGACCATTCACCGAAAACCACACTGCTCCAAATAATTGGTATTATGTCACTCAGGAAACCTTGTACCCTCGTGGTTTTTAATCTTATCTTCAGACAAGAGAAAAATCATTAGtataatttctaaaaaattatgCCTTATAGATTCTTGATATTTCTCCCCTccatttttataacatttacagTAGGTTTGTCATATGTCTCATTCATCGATATCAGTTTAATTAATCATTCAACAAGGCATCTCTTTTGGAGATTTTAAGGACGTTGGAGGATTATTCAATGCTTGCAGGTGGTATCACCTGCAAGCATAGACTTGGAGAAACAATCTTGCCATTTCGAAAGGAAGTGTTCT
This window contains:
- the LOC131160573 gene encoding uncharacterized protein LOC131160573; amino-acid sequence: MAPHELRRPFKRPAFSDQHKRRELSLLRQAQNRRDAHHHARCLASSVLSLHAHTPDPIASDPQAPPDIELAPEPEPEPEPEPEQCSGEIDVRWASKLRGPEARRWFARQLMLPEWMIDVPDGLNDDWNVFARPAGKRCFVVSSNGTTVSRLRNGSVLHHFPSALPNGARARDNSGSAQSYCILDCIFHELDQTYYVIDMVCWRGYSLYDCTAEFRFFWLNSKLAETGACNPPSQYHRYRFSLVPTYNSDLSGLYAAYTGTVPYIKDGLLFYNKTYTKHARKVNKFW